GCACTCTGGCTTGGTGCAGGCGCCGACGAGCAGGATGAGACCTTGCAGAGAGATGACATTCAAGTCTCGGCGCCACTCCCTACCTGCGGGAATGCTGAGACCGTAACCCCCAGTTAGGGTCTCGAGAATGTCTCGATGGCGCTCCGGAACGTGATCCGAGAGTGCCTTCTGAGGGTTGGTGTGCCCCAACTGCTTGCAGACGTCCACCGCCGGGAACCAATGCGTTCCGTCCGGCATGGTGAGTCGGCGGACGCGGGCTCCGGTGGCCGCGTACACGAAGTCGCCGGCGTCGATGGCGTCGTGCTGCGTCCTGGGGTCGGGTTGGTGCTTGCTGGGTTCGATCATGTGAACCACCTCCGCTGCGGAACGTACGGGGGCGGAAATCGAATATGCCAGCTGGGTTAGCCATGTTCACTATTGCGAGGTAAAGAAGCGTGATCGGCTTGCGTCGAGAAACGCGAAGGGGGCCACCGCGGTGAGCGGTGGCCCCTTCGCATGCCTCCGAGAGGCCGGTGGGCTAGATGGTGGCGAAGCCGTAGTCCATCAGCTTCTTCACGTCCGCCATGCGCGTGGTCTCGTTGGTGGAGGTGAGGACGGTGCCGACGATCGTCTTGCCATTGCGGGTGGCGGCGAAGATGAGGCAGTACTTGGCCTCGGTGCCGGAACCCGTCTTGACGCCGATCGTGCCCTTCCAGCCGAGCAGCTGGTTCGTGTTGTTCCACGTCGCCATGGTGCGCGTGCTGCCGGTCTTGGTGATGGTCTTCGCCGTGTACGACTTGGTCGCCACGATCTTCTTGAACGTCGCGTTCTTCATGACGTTCTGCGCGAGCTTGCTGAGGTCGCGCGGAGTCGATGCGTTCGCGCCCTTGCTGATGCCGTCGAACGAGTCGAACTTCGTGTTCGTCATGCCGAGGCTCTTGGCCGTGGAGTTCATCTTTGCGATGAAGTTCTTGGTGCGGGCGGAGACCGTCGAGCCGGAGCCGAACTTGTCGGCGAGTGCCATGGCGGCCTCACAACCCGACTTCAGCATCATCCCGTACAGCAGCTGACGGACGGTGACCTTGTCGCCGACGATCAGGTTGGCCGACGACGCGCCGTTCTTGACGATGTAGTCGCTGTACTCCTTCTTGATCGTCACCTTGGCGTCGAGGTTCAGGTTCGACTGCGACAGCACGACCTTGGCGGTCATGGCCTTCGTGGTGGAGGCGGTGAGCCTCTTGGTGTCGGCGGCCTTGGTGAAGAGCGTCTTGCCGTTGGCGGCGTTCATCACGAACCCGCCCTTGGCGGTGATCGTGGGCTTCGCGGGAGCGGCCTGCGCGGGAGCGGAGGTGGCTACTCCGGTCGCGATCATCGCACCGGTGGTCACGACGACTGCGGCGGCCCTGCGGACACGTGCGCCCTTTATGGCGGTAATCAAGTCAAGTACCCCGATTGCGTCAAATGTCTGTGGAGCGCGGCCACTTGGGCACCTGTTGCGGGCAAGCAGGGCCGCTTCTCATGTGACAAGTGAGTAGCACAAAAGGTTGTGCTCTGGGTGAGGTGGGGGTCAATTCGAGTCCATCTCACAGTCTTTTGACGGGTTCACAGTGGGTGAACGGTGGGTTCGAAGTGGGCTCGGGCGCGGGTGCGGCGCGGGCGTGCCGTTCCGGATCGTGGACGGGAACGGCAATGCGTACGTGTTGTATCTATGCTGTGGGCATGCCCTCCGCCCCAGCTCCCGCCGCAGCAACCGCCACCGGCCCCGCCGTGAAGCAGCCCCCCGCCGCCGACCGTGTCTACGCCCACGTCAAACAGGGTGTGCTGGAGCGCCGCTACGAGGGCGGCACGTTGCTCACCGAGGGCGAGCTGGCCGAGGCGGTCGGCGTGTCGCGGACGCCGGTGCGGGAGGCCCTGCTGCGGCTGGAGGTCGAAGGGCTGATCAAGCTCTACCCGAAGAAGGGCGCCCTGGTGCTGCCCGTCTCCGCCCAGGAGATCGCGGATGTGGTGGAGACCCGGCAGCTGGTCGAGGAGCACGCCGTCCGCAAGACGGCCCCGGCCTCGCCGCAGCTGATCGAGCGGCTGGAGAGTCTGCTGGAGCGGCAGAAGGCGCAGGCCGCCGCCGGGGACCTGGCGGGTGCCGCGGTGACCGACCGCTGTTTCCACGCGGAGATCGTCCGCAGCGGGGGGAACGAGATTCTCTCCCGCCTCTACGACCAACTCCGGGACCGGCAGCTGCGGATGGGCGTCGCCGTGATGCACGCCCACCCCGACCGCATCACCAAGACGCTCACCGAGCACGAGGAGATCCTCCAGGCGCTGCGCACGGGCGACGCGGAGGCGGCCGTGGAGATCGTGCACCGGCACGTGAGCTGGTTCTCCAACCTGGCGCGGGGGGAGGTCCGTTGAGCCGCCCCGCCATATCGTCGTCCGCCGGGTCCCTGCCCGGAGACCCGCCCGGCGGCCGTCGCGCCCTCGCCGTCTGGGGGGTCGGCGTCTCCGTGTACTTCGTCGCCGTCATCTTCCGTACGTCGCTGGGCGTGGCCGGCCTCGACGCCGCCGATCGCTTCCACGTGGGCGCCTCCGCGCTGTCGACCTTCTCGATCCTCCAGCTGCTGGTCTACGCCGGTATGCAGATACCCGTCGGCCTGCTGGTCGACCGGCTCGGCACCAAGAAGGTGCTGACGCTGGGCATCCTGCTGTTCACGGCCGGGCAGATCGGTTTCGCGCTGTCCCCGTCGTACGGCATGGCGCTGGCGTCGCGGGCACTGCTGGGCTGCGGCGACGCGATGACGTTCATCAGCGTGCTGCGGCTGGGCAGCCGGTGGTTCCCGGCCCGGCGCGGGCCGATGGTCGCGCAGATGGCGGGCCTGGTCGGCATGGCGGGCAACCTGGTCTCGACGCTGCTGCTGGCCCGGCTGCTGCACGGGGTGGGCTGGACGGCGGCGTTCGCGGGCAGTTCGGTCGCCGGTGTGGTCGTGCTGGTCCTCACCCTGCTGTTCCTGCAGGACCACCCGGACGGGCACGAGCCGGAGCCGTTCCCGCACCGCGGTGCCGCGTACGTGCGGCGGCAGATCGTGGCGTCCTGGCGGGAGCCCGGTACCCGGCTCGGGATGTGGGTGCACTTCACGACCCAGTTCCCGGCGATGGTGTTCCTGCTGCTGTGGGGGATGCCGTTCCTGGTCCAGGCGCAGGGGCTCAGCCGGGGCACTGCCGGTGAACTGCTCACCCTCGTCGTCCTGTCCAACATGGTGGTCGGACTGGTGTACGGCCAGATCGTGGCCCGGCACCACGCCGCGCGGCTGCCGCTGGCCCTCGGGACGGTGCTCACGACGGCGGTCGTGTGGGCGGCCACGCTCCTGCACCCCGGCGAGCACGCGCCGATGTGGCTCCTGATCGTGCTCTGTGCGGTGCTCGGGGCCTGTGGCCCGGCCTCGATGCTCGGCTTCGACTTCGCCCGTCCCGCGAACCCGCCGGAGCGTCAGGGCACCGCCTCCGGAATCACCAACATGGGTGGTTTCGTGGCCTCCATGACGACTCTCCTCGCGGTCGGCGTCCTGCTGGACCTGACCGACGACGACTACGGCATCGCCTTCTCCGCCGTGTTCGTCCTGCAGGCGCTGGGCCTGAGTCAGATCTTCCGCCTGCGCGGCCGCGCGGCCCGCCGCGAGCGGGAACGCCTGGTGGCGAGCCGGGTGGAGACGGTGCACGTACCGGCGTAGGGGCTGCGCGTTTTGACCCGGTGGCTACACGGT
This genomic stretch from Streptomyces deccanensis harbors:
- a CDS encoding D-alanyl-D-alanine carboxypeptidase family protein, producing MTTGAMIATGVATSAPAQAAPAKPTITAKGGFVMNAANGKTLFTKAADTKRLTASTTKAMTAKVVLSQSNLNLDAKVTIKKEYSDYIVKNGASSANLIVGDKVTVRQLLYGMMLKSGCEAAMALADKFGSGSTVSARTKNFIAKMNSTAKSLGMTNTKFDSFDGISKGANASTPRDLSKLAQNVMKNATFKKIVATKSYTAKTITKTGSTRTMATWNNTNQLLGWKGTIGVKTGSGTEAKYCLIFAATRNGKTIVGTVLTSTNETTRMADVKKLMDYGFATI
- a CDS encoding GntR family transcriptional regulator codes for the protein MPSAPAPAAATATGPAVKQPPAADRVYAHVKQGVLERRYEGGTLLTEGELAEAVGVSRTPVREALLRLEVEGLIKLYPKKGALVLPVSAQEIADVVETRQLVEEHAVRKTAPASPQLIERLESLLERQKAQAAAGDLAGAAVTDRCFHAEIVRSGGNEILSRLYDQLRDRQLRMGVAVMHAHPDRITKTLTEHEEILQALRTGDAEAAVEIVHRHVSWFSNLARGEVR
- a CDS encoding MFS transporter; translation: MSRPAISSSAGSLPGDPPGGRRALAVWGVGVSVYFVAVIFRTSLGVAGLDAADRFHVGASALSTFSILQLLVYAGMQIPVGLLVDRLGTKKVLTLGILLFTAGQIGFALSPSYGMALASRALLGCGDAMTFISVLRLGSRWFPARRGPMVAQMAGLVGMAGNLVSTLLLARLLHGVGWTAAFAGSSVAGVVVLVLTLLFLQDHPDGHEPEPFPHRGAAYVRRQIVASWREPGTRLGMWVHFTTQFPAMVFLLLWGMPFLVQAQGLSRGTAGELLTLVVLSNMVVGLVYGQIVARHHAARLPLALGTVLTTAVVWAATLLHPGEHAPMWLLIVLCAVLGACGPASMLGFDFARPANPPERQGTASGITNMGGFVASMTTLLAVGVLLDLTDDDYGIAFSAVFVLQALGLSQIFRLRGRAARRERERLVASRVETVHVPA